Genomic segment of Zingiber officinale cultivar Zhangliang chromosome 11B, Zo_v1.1, whole genome shotgun sequence:
ggtaatccactaaaatactcttccggtacctccggaagagggaatcgagtacaaagaactTCGGAACaggtgcaacacactgcacttgtccttttgcagtaatcAAGTACACAAATGAAAGATTACCAAACACTCTTTTTGAAGATGGTCGGCTTGAGATCAGTGTTTGGGCGGCTTCTTAGCAATAGACAAGTGTAACAATATCGTAACAAAGTTATAGCAGGAAGTCAAAGTGTTCGGAAGTCCAATCGGAAGCACATATGTTCGTATGAGTGAGTTTTATCATGGTTTGGGCAAGCACTCCCtttattgagcatggaaggcgccttcgaaggCTTTGATGATACCTTTAATGTGGCAAGTTTGATCTAGAACAACAGTCCATATCTTTGACGAAATCTGAACTTTATCTTGTGGAAGACATCCTCCATGCACTAAAagtgccttctatgaacagtgccAAGGCGCTATTAGTGTTTGAAGGCCCCTTCTATGAAAGCGCCTTCtatccttggaaggcgcctcgggtactattcacccgAGGTTTCTTTTGCTCTTCTTATCCTATAAAgcatgttagtccaataaatcaaataataaccTACAAAACACGTGTTAGCACAATATTACTGAGTAGTAATTAAACCCTATCTTCTCAAGACCCAAATCTaatcaaggtctcaatttagggatccaaaatggacctaaactggaccgacgagTTTGATAGAGCTAAAATCGTGGGTTATTATCTCTAATTGGTGGGTTTAATTGTAAGTAGTACGTATGAGTATAAATTGAATCTAATAATGTGATTTAACTTAGGTTTTTTTGGATTTCGGTTGTTGGATATATACTTTATTTGTAGAACCTATACTCTCACATTTATTATCATCTATaagctgataatagatgttcactATATATGGGTTGACCCCAAGAATTTAGAGCATCATCTTGATATAACTCATGGTTCTTCATTAAACCTAGAATTTTTCGGTGCCGTCCCTTGGAAAATCTTTCTTTTGCTTCCGctctttcttatttttctttcttagGGTTTAATTCTGGACGATGCAAAAAAACAAGGATGATTAATTGTTGTATTTCTTATATGCAAATTCCGAAGCAAAAGGCGAGAATGATTAATTGTTATATTTCTTATATGTAAATTCGTACTATTCTTAGGATCTATGCGATTTAGGTTTTATAAGTTCTATTAAAACCAGATTGATCGTTGCAGAGTGTCAACTTCCGGGCACCTACCTTATGAACCAAAGCGCTCAGCCTTTATGTAATCTGGCAGGGAGATGTGGCCTCCGGTGGTGTAGACTTTAACTGGTTGGTTTTGTATAGCAGAAAATCTGGGCAAAGATATGCAACAATGCATTAGTATGCTCTTTGAATATCTAGCTTGGCATGGTGCCCAGCTTGGGTACGGTGTGTTTGGACTCAACTAAACAAAATCATTTTTCAACCCATATAAAAGGATGAGACCATCTTCATTTGAGTTGTATGACCTCTTTTCTGTAAACTATGGACTGAACGACTGGGTTTCAAAAAGAAGTTGAGGCTTTTTCTGTAATCAAGATAAGCTCAGAGATctgtttttctatcatatttctaCAAGTTTTTCTGTATTCACACAACAGTTTCTATATTTCCTTTTAAAAGCTCTACTATCCTGCTGTAACTTATGCTGAGCAGTTGGGTATGTGAActgttttacttgcaacatcttCAGTTTGCTACTGTTATTACTCGTTCATTTTGCAACTAAATTTTATGAGCAGTATGACCTGTGCAATTTTTTGTCACCTTCGTCCATAGCTATGCATTGGGAATTTAGCTTTTTAGATTACAGTAAACCACCTTACTAACCTCTCATGGTAAGTTTCTTCTCCCTATATATTGGCATGAGTCTCTCCTACCTACAATCTATTTTTCTAAACATTAGGATTTCATACTTAAATCGTTAAGAAGCATCCACTTCAAGAAGTCAGGAAGACGACAAGACTCACTTTATAAATCAATTTGCTTAGGACACATGCTTGATAAGTTGGTCATTGAGGGGACTGATCAGAAAATTTTTCATTAGTTATAGGATAAATCAAGAAGTGCTTATAGCAGACGGTCTAGAAATCTAATATCTTATGATTGCGTATATcccatttgaaaaaataaattcttaataAATATATTGTAATCAGAGATTGAATTGTAAATATTTGAACGACAATTTAACACTCTTTCACTATTCTGTAGTCCTGAAATAATTACGTTCGCTTTCCGACCATATCATTATTGCTCAATGGATGTTACTGAACCCATTAACATGTCTCTCAAGCAGATAGTTTCTTTGAAATCCTTACATATAGTTGTGAGACTGACGATGATGGATTCCACCTTTGCTATCATAATTTCTGATTTGAAATGAAATAACATCACACGGAGACTTTTAGAGTCTGGGTGTAAGCACTTGAACGAGAACTCCAATACTTAAAAGGAGGGCAGACCTCAAAATCTTCCTGCACCGGAACTGTTCGACGTATTGCTTCTGGTATGCGAGCTGTTTGAGGTGCCACTCTTGCTCTGCGAACTTTGGCTCGAGGAGACGTATTGAGTTTGATAGAAGACATTGACGTTGATGTTCTCCGGCGTTTCAGTAAGAAGTCGGAGCGACCGAGGAATTGGCGGCATGGCGACTTCAAGAAAGCCCTCCAGAACTTGAAGCACCTGCCCCATCGTCGGCCGGCAACTCTCATCATCTTGGATGCACCAACAGGCAAGTTTACAAGCTCTTTCCAGCTCCTCCAAATTCACATCGCCTGCCAATCTTTGATCCAGCAAGCTCCCGATGTTCCCCTTCAAAAGTTCGCTGAACACCAGAGTAGGGAAGAACCCTGTAGCGTTGCTTTCCTCCGGGTTCTCCAGGTTCCTCCTCCCCGACACGATCTCGAACAGCATCATCCCGTAGCTGTAcacgtcagccttagccgtgatcGGCACGCCGGTGATCCACTCTGGCGCGAGGTAGCCTATCGTCCCTCTCGTTGTGGTTAGAACCCGGCTGAAGTCTCGCCCCATGAACTTAGCCAGGCCAAAGTCCGCCAGTTTGGGAGCAAATGAATCGTCTAACAGAATGTTCTCCGGTTTGATGTCGCAATGGATGATGCAGTCCCTGCATTGCTCGTGTAGATAGGCCAATCCTTTCGCGGTTCCGACTGCAATTTGGTACCTCGTCTTCCATGTCAAATCCGTGGAAGCGGAGCGGAAGAGATGAGTGTCTAGAGACCCTTTCTGCATGAACTCGTAGACCAGCAACTTGTTGGTTCCCTCGGAGCAGAAGCCGATGAGGCGAACCAGGTTGACGTGTTGGATCATGCCGACGGTGCTCACCTCAGTGCGGAATTGCTTCTCGCCCTGGTGAAGCCCTTCGAGCTTCTTCACCGCGATGGGGATCGAGTCCGGCAATGAGCCTTTGAACACCGATCCGAAACCGCCGCCGCCGACCTTGTGGGAGAAGTTCTTGGTCGCGTGCAGCAACTCGCTGTACCGGAAAGGAACGAGACCGCCCCCCACGGCATTGGATGCTCTCATCAACCTTGAGCTCCGCCGGCGCCAGACGACGAACCAAATGAGAGCTAAACAAACCAATACAGCGACGGCTGCACTGACTACGGCCCAAAGTACTATCTTCTTGTTGCTCTTGGGACTCGGCAGCTCCGAGGCAGCCAAACGAAGTTGAAGCGTGCTGGCTTCCGATTGGCTGTACTGGTCTTGGAGATTGAGCAATTCGCCGTGCCAAACATAACACCTGCCGCCAGCGAAGGAGTAGGCCGTGCAAGAGCAATTGTTTAAGCAGGCCAATTGACAATCCTCATCGCTTCCAATACCGTCCAGAGTCTGATTGTTCACCGGCAGCCTCATGTTGTCCATGGTGAGGAACTTGTCCCTCTGGGAATTGGAGGAGTTGGCTCGTTCGCCGCACTGCAGCGGCGTGTTCCTGACGCATCCCCCGCTCTGGTCGCCCAAATCCCAGTCGCTCTGGTTCCTGGCCCTAAAGCCCCTGACGCACTTGCAAAAGGGCAGGACGTTCTCGTTGCAGCTGCCGAAAGCTCCGCATAAGGAGTAAACCTGGCACTGCTGCCTCGGTTGCCTCGGCTGCCACCAGAAGAGGATCCACGACTGCGAGTTAATTAGCCACGTGAACTGCTTGATCTGCCCGGATACATCCATCACGTACGTCGAGATGCTATCCTGATTATCGAACGGGTACGTGAAGTAGTTCTCCGCGGGATTGCTGATATATTGGAAGACATGGTAATAATCCATCTCCGGAACAAGGTTAAAGATCTGGCCGTTCCAGGTCCCGCTACTCCAGTAATTGATGGTGGAGTTCCACACGATGAAGAATTGACTGGTCCCGTTGGGGTCCAATTCCAGGTTGAAGATGCCAGGCGCAGGGTCTTCGTTGTCCTTCCAGGACGTGAGGCGTTGCGTCACGCCGGTGATCTTGTTCAGCCCGAGTCTGGCGCCGGGGAGCCAGGTATTGGTGGGGTAGTCCAAACTCTGCCACACGACCATAGAGGAGTTGGACGCATCACGGAGCTGGAGATTGCCGGAGTCGAGAAGCACGGCGACGGTGGAGTTGGAGGTCGTTTTGGCGGCGGTGGTCCATACAAGGGCGCCGGAAGCATCGAGGAGGACGAGGTTGCCGTCGTCGGAGATTTTGATCACCGAAGTGGAGGGGTCGGCCACGGGGGTCTCCCGATTGGCGACCCACACGGACGTGATCTTAGGGACTTTGCCGTACCATATGCCGACGTAGTACCGATCGGTGCTTCCCGGCTTGAAGAAGCCCAGCACCAAGTCGCCGCCGGAGGAAGTGATGATTTGGTTCCCTGAGAGAGAGCTGTTGGCGGAGATGGTGTCAGCTGCAGAACAGAGATCGAAGAGGAGGCCAAAAAGAGGTAGAAGAAGAGGTAAGACGCATCCAATTCTTGGAGAAACCATGGCATAAGAAGATGAATGTGATCAGAAAGAAATCTGTAGTTGGCGAAGCATATGGTTTGATCTCGGAGTCCACAAACATCTGCCTACGAATTTAAGAGCTCATCAAATGCTGATTGATACCGAATGTTATGAGTGGATTTGAATAGGACGTGAAAGTGAAAGTAATATATGGTCCAGAGGTAAATATCTCGTACATGATCCATTGATTAAAAAATCGATCGGATTTAGGGGACTTAGCTTTATATTAACTCCAAGTAAATCTTTAGCATCACCTAGTACATAACCGAGCAGCTCAAGGGAAGGGTGACTATATAGTCAATCGATTTAAAAATCCAGTCGAGATACATTCAGCAAATAACATGGTCAGTGAATCACAACATCTCAAAATAATAACTATTTTGTCAAAAAATATTCTTCTATTATAATATAAGCATTCATTAgaaccttcttgaagatgattaTACTTCCCATCAACCAACAGCTTATGACAGCATATTCCTTCAATCGTTCCATTAATGACGTAAGTTACAAAAGAGGTGCATATATGGATAATGGAAGATTCGTCGGACAGTGATGGTACATCTCCCAGGTTATACATCTTCCCATACCTGACAACCTCTGACACTCGATAGTCTCTACCACCTTATAATTACAGAAGTTATGAGAGATGGTATATAAATGgagtcctctccgttggccaggtacatGCCTTACGACAGTCTTAGTTACGACAGTTTTCTCATATGACAATCCACCATATAAACGGTCAGTAATAATTTCGGTCAGATTTAGCAACTCTCCTTATAAACTCAGTCGGACTTCTATATCTCAATTTCTCACTTCAAAGGCAAGTCTTCGATCATCTGGACGATCGACTTAAAGTACCAATTGAATCTTCTGGAACTTATTTGCCTATTTCTCAGATGCAAGTATCTCGATATATGGTCCATCGATCAAAGAATCGATCGGACCTAGGAGACTTAGCTTTATATTACCTCCAGAGCAAATCTCCAACATCACCTAGTACATAACCGAGCAGTTTAAGGGAAGGGCGACTATTTAGTCAACCGGTTTAAAGATTCAATCGAGATACATTCAACAAACAACATGGTCAGTGAATCACAACAATCTGTCAAAATAATAACTATTTTGTCAAAAAATATTCCTCTATTGTAATATAAGCATTCATTAgaaccttcttgaa
This window contains:
- the LOC122033351 gene encoding G-type lectin S-receptor-like serine/threonine-protein kinase At2g19130, which translates into the protein MVSPRIGCVLPLLLPLFGLLFDLCSAADTISANSSLSGNQIITSSGGDLVLGFFKPGSTDRYYVGIWYGKVPKITSVWVANRETPVADPSTSVIKISDDGNLVLLDASGALVWTTAAKTTSNSTVAVLLDSGNLQLRDASNSSMVVWQSLDYPTNTWLPGARLGLNKITGVTQRLTSWKDNEDPAPGIFNLELDPNGTSQFFIVWNSTINYWSSGTWNGQIFNLVPEMDYYHVFQYISNPAENYFTYPFDNQDSISTYVMDVSGQIKQFTWLINSQSWILFWWQPRQPRQQCQVYSLCGAFGSCNENVLPFCKCVRGFRARNQSDWDLGDQSGGCVRNTPLQCGERANSSNSQRDKFLTMDNMRLPVNNQTLDGIGSDEDCQLACLNNCSCTAYSFAGGRCYVWHGELLNLQDQYSQSEASTLQLRLAASELPSPKSNKKIVLWAVVSAAVAVLVCLALIWFVVWRRRSSRLMRASNAVGGGLVPFRYSELLHATKNFSHKVGGGGFGSVFKGSLPDSIPIAVKKLEGLHQGEKQFRTEVSTVGMIQHVNLVRLIGFCSEGTNKLLVYEFMQKGSLDTHLFRSASTDLTWKTRYQIAVGTAKGLAYLHEQCRDCIIHCDIKPENILLDDSFAPKLADFGLAKFMGRDFSRVLTTTRGTIGYLAPEWITGVPITAKADVYSYGMMLFEIVSGRRNLENPEESNATGFFPTLVFSELLKGNIGSLLDQRLAGDVNLEELERACKLACWCIQDDESCRPTMGQVLQVLEGFLEVAMPPIPRSLRLLTETPENINVNVFYQTQYVSSSQSSQSKSGTSNSSHTRSNTSNSSGAGRF